A stretch of DNA from Thermanaerosceptrum fracticalcis:
GCAGCGGGGCATTTTCTTTAAGTTTAAATCAAAATTTCCCTCTCAGAAGCTATTGTGAGCACACAATGGGGTGGGCTCTACCATAATCTACAATGACGTAAAGGAGGAAAAGGGTAATGTCAAAAGGAAAAGTGAAAAAGGTTTTTCCAGGCAACAATACTTCAGTAGGTTTTTATTCCTTCTATGACTACATCATTAAACCCGATGCCAAGCGAATTTTTGTGATTAAAGGAGGTCCTGGAGTAGGCAAGTCTACGATGATGAAAAACATCGGGGAGACTTTGGTGGAAAAGGGGTTTGATGTGGAATTTCATTGCTGTTCATCAGACAACGGTTCCCTGGATGGTGTGGTAATTCCTGCCTTAAATGTAGCTTTAATCGATGGCACTGCACCCCACATCGTTGACCCCAAAAACCCGGGAGCCGTTGACGAAATTGTCCATCTGGGTGACTACTGGAACGAAGAGAAAATGGTTAAGGCTAAGGAGGAAATTATTCGCTGCAACAAACGGGTGGGAAGATTATTTAAAATTGCCTACAGCTATCTGAAAGAAGCCAAGGTAGCCCATGACGAGTTAGCCAGTTACTATGAAGAAGCGACAAACTGGGGAGCAGTTAATAAACTAATTTGGGAAGTAAATGCCAAGCTTTTTGCCGGTGTTACACCCCAGTTTGCCAAAACTGCTGAGATACGGAGGCTTTTTGCCAGTGCCAATACTCCCGGTGGTGCCGTTCATTATATCGACACAATTTTAAGAGATGCAAAACAGCTGTATATGTTGAAAGGTGAGCCAGGTACGGGAATGGAGAAACTTCTGGATGCCGTACTGGAAGAAGGGGTCCGTTTAGGCCTGAATTGTGAGGCCTATCATTGTCCCTTTGATCCCAGTAAACTGGAACTCCTCTATTACCCAAAGTTCCGGAAAGCTGTTCTGCGTTTAACGGAGCGGTTGGCATTTGACCCTAACTCCTTACCTGATCTGCAGGTGCAGGAAGTCTTTGATTTTAATGAATTTGTAAATCCTGATGTGGTTAAGATCTATGCCGAGGAGATTGCTGACGCCAAAGCAAGAATAGCGGCCAATTTCCAGCGGGCCTGGAAGAAAATAAAAGAGGCCAAAGCTGTCCACGATGATATGGAGAAATATTATATTCCGGCTATGGACTTTGCTGCCATCGACAAGAAAAAAGAAGAAATACTGCACCGTATCCTGGCACTGGCAGCAGTTGCCGCCAAGTGATGAAAGAGGGGTTAATCCCCTCTTTAATTTTGTTTATGTTCTAAATATAGTATAATTAAGCAAATACTGTTTTGTTTTAAAAACAGGCAATAAAATACAGGGGAGGGAGCCTGTGGATAAGGCGGCGATCTTGACAGTAGAAGAAGCCCTTCACCGGAATTTTTTAAAGGTTGCGCCGGCGTGTACCATAAGGGAGGGCCGCAGTTTAGTAAAAAATCCCGGAACTGTTTTGCTGGTCATGGACCAGGAACAGGTCTCTGGTGTGGTGTTCCCCGAAAAACTTTTTATACAAGACCTGGACCCTAATGAAACCCTTGGTGGAATAATCTCCGGAACGATTGCCCTGCTCCCCCGGGAGGCCCTCAAACAACAGGTATTATCATATTTATCTTCCTTATGTTCGCATACCCTCATTATCATGGGACAGAAGAACGAGGTTTTAGGTCTTTTAGATTTACGGTTACTTTATCAAGAATTGTTACAGCGTTTAACGATTGTCCAGGCACGCCTTAATGCGGTATTAGAGACTATTGATGATGCTATCTGTATTATTAATGACCAAGATGTGGTGGTAGAGTGGAACCAGAGGGCCGAAGAACTTTATAACATACCCAGGGAGAAAATCATTGGACACAGCATTGAAGAATTTTTTACCAATCTTATGGTTACAAGGATAGTTAAAGATTATAAAGCGGTACGTTCCGTACCCCACCAGCCTTGTAAAGGAACCCATGTTTTAATTAATGCCAGCCCCATAAAGAACGGGCATCAGGTAATTGGAGCCGTTTCAGCGGAACGGGATATCACAGAAATAGTCAGGCTTAACCAGAAGCTGAATCACGCCAGCAGCCAGGTGCAGGAACTGCAGAATCAGCTGACAAGGATTGCGGCAGGACGAAACCCCTTTGCGTCTATTAAAGGGCATAACCAGAGGCTGATGGATCTTATCAATATGGCGAAAAAAGTAGCCGGGACCAATGCCATAGTTTTAATCCGGGGAGAAAGCGGCACCGG
This window harbors:
- a CDS encoding PRK06851 family protein; the encoded protein is MSKGKVKKVFPGNNTSVGFYSFYDYIIKPDAKRIFVIKGGPGVGKSTMMKNIGETLVEKGFDVEFHCCSSDNGSLDGVVIPALNVALIDGTAPHIVDPKNPGAVDEIVHLGDYWNEEKMVKAKEEIIRCNKRVGRLFKIAYSYLKEAKVAHDELASYYEEATNWGAVNKLIWEVNAKLFAGVTPQFAKTAEIRRLFASANTPGGAVHYIDTILRDAKQLYMLKGEPGTGMEKLLDAVLEEGVRLGLNCEAYHCPFDPSKLELLYYPKFRKAVLRLTERLAFDPNSLPDLQVQEVFDFNEFVNPDVVKIYAEEIADAKARIAANFQRAWKKIKEAKAVHDDMEKYYIPAMDFAAIDKKKEEILHRILALAAVAAK
- a CDS encoding sigma-54 interaction domain-containing protein, translated to MDKAAILTVEEALHRNFLKVAPACTIREGRSLVKNPGTVLLVMDQEQVSGVVFPEKLFIQDLDPNETLGGIISGTIALLPREALKQQVLSYLSSLCSHTLIIMGQKNEVLGLLDLRLLYQELLQRLTIVQARLNAVLETIDDAICIINDQDVVVEWNQRAEELYNIPREKIIGHSIEEFFTNLMVTRIVKDYKAVRSVPHQPCKGTHVLINASPIKNGHQVIGAVSAERDITEIVRLNQKLNHASSQVQELQNQLTRIAAGRNPFASIKGHNQRLMDLINMAKKVAGTNAIVLIRGESGTGKELFARAIHEASPRAEKPFVVVNCAAIPATLFESEVFGYEAGAFTGANKRGKTGVFETANGGTLFLDEVAELPLDLQVKLLRVLQNQVFYRVGGSTPVKIDVRFITATHRNLEEMLQKGQFREDLYYRLNVVTLEVPPLRDRREDIPELVYQFIQEYSQIYDKHITKIEPEVMSLLLTFTWPGNVRELKNVIERMVILTEGNVITEEFIPPVLRKQSGGRVLSSSVGLVSVTEQTERELIERTLKQTNGNRSQTARMLGIPRSTLYYKMHQLGLLPKE